The Deltaproteobacteria bacterium sequence CGCTACGCGGTCGACCTGCCGCCCGGGCGATATCGCCTGGTGGCGCGCGCGGTCGGGTTTGCCGCGGCGGGCGTCGACGCGCTGGTGGTCGCGCCGGGGGCGGTCGCCGGCGGCGTGGACCTGGAGCTGATGCCGAACGCCCGGATCGCCGGTCGCGTCGTCGACGGTCGCGGCGATCCGGTTGCCGATGCAACCGTTCGCTGCGCCGCGGGCGAGTGCGCCGCGGCCACGAGTGCGGACGGACGGTTCGCGATCGACGTGCCGCCCGGGCGCGCGACGCTGCGCGCGGCGGCCGGCGATCGCGTCTCGCGCGACTTCGCGGTGCGCGGCATCGAGCCGGGCGCCGAGATCGACGGCGTGGAACTCGTCGTCGACCGGCCCGCGCGCATCGCCGGTACGGTCGTCGATCGCCGCGGCGCGCCGGTCGCGCGCGGCGCGGTGGCCGCCTGGCGCGGCGGCGCGGTGGTGGGCCGCGCCGAGGTCGCCGGCGGCGCGTTCTCGCTGGCCGGGCTGCCCGCCGGCACGGTGGCGCTGGTCGCCAGCGCGCCGGGGCACGGACCGTCGGCCCCGCGCGCCGTCGACCTGTCGCCCGGCGAGGAGGCGCGGGTCGCCCTCGTGCTCGCCGCGCCGGCGCGCATCGCGGGCCGCGTGGTGGACCCGGCGGGGCACCCGGTCGCCGGCGCGCGCGTCGTCGCCGTGGCGCCCGCGCCGGCGGCCAGCCGCGGCGAGGCGGCGGCCGCCCGCGGCGCGCCCGCGGATGCGCCGATCACGCCGGTGGCCGAGGCGGAGTCGGGCGCGGACGGTCGCTACGTGCTGCAGGATCTCGGCGCCGGGCCGTACGACCTTCAGGCGGTCCGCGCGGGCTGGGCGCCGGGGCGCCGCGCGCGCGTGGCCGCGCCGGCCGACGGGATCGACCTCGCGCTGCAGCCCGGCGGCGGCGTCGCGGGCGCCGTGTCCGCGGCGGGCCAGCCGATCGCGGAGTTCACCGTCGACCTCGCGCCGCTTTCGCGCTACGGCGGCGGCCCGGTCGGCGCGGCGCGCGCGGTGCGCTTCGTCGCCCCCGACGGCCACTACCGCGTCGACGGGCTCGAGCCGGGCCGGTACGAGCTGGCGGTGTCCGCCGCGGGGTTCGGCACGGTCGTGCGGCCGCAGCTGGTCGTCGCCCCGGCCGCGTTCGCCGACGGTTCGGTCGAGCTGGTTGCGGAAGCAACGATCGCGGGGCGCGTGACCGACGCGGCGACCGGCCGGCCGCTGGCCGGGGCGGAGGTCGCCGTCGCGGGCCGAGCGGTCGAGTGTGGGGTCCACGCCGCCGCGGACGGCGCCTACCGGATCGACGGCGTCGCGCCGGGCCGATACGACGTCCGCGCGCGCCACCCCGGCCACGTCGACCGCGTGCAGCGCGGCGTCGACGTCGTCGCCGGCGGCGTCCACGAGGTCGACTTCGCGCTCGACCGCGACGACGATGCCGTCGACCGGGCCGGCATCGGGGCGGCGCTCGCGTGGCGGGGCGACGCGCTGGCCGTCGTCGGCGTCGTGCCGCACGCGCCCGCCGACGTCGCCGGCCTGCGGTCGGGGGACCGCATCGTCGCGATCGACGGCGTTCCGACCGCGCGGCAGGGGGGCGGGGCCAGCATCGACGACGTGCGCGGCGCCGCCGGCACGGTCGTCCGCGTGCGCGTGCGGCGCGCCGGCAACCCGCCGTTCGAACTGGCCCTCGTGCGAGCGCCGGTGCGCGACCCGGGCGGCGAATGACGGTCCTCGGTGCGCGTGTCGCGCGAGCGCGCGCCGCACCCGGTCAAAACGCCTTGCGCGAATCGAGCAGGATCGTCACCGGGCCGGCGTTGACCAGATCGACGTCCATCGTCGCGCGAAATCGGCCAGTCTCGACTCGCGCGACGCCGGCGGCGCGCAGCGCGTCGACCACGCGCGCGCACAGCGCCTCGGCGGCGACCGGCTCGAGCGCGGCGGTGAACGTGGGCCGCCGCCCCTTGCGCGCATCGCCGTACAGGGTGAACTGCGACACCACGAGCACGCCACCGCCGGTGTCGACCACCGAGCGGTTCATCTTGCCGCCGGCGTCTTCG is a genomic window containing:
- a CDS encoding PDZ domain-containing protein, which produces MRSRAWQGAVVVAAAGVAAAVAWRGGEQRPSAPAVRAPVAPPASGPIAVASTAPATAGALARVAGSSRDGVSGRPIDGATLTFAGAADREVTTGADGRYAVDLPPGRYRLVARAVGFAAAGVDALVVAPGAVAGGVDLELMPNARIAGRVVDGRGDPVADATVRCAAGECAAATSADGRFAIDVPPGRATLRAAAGDRVSRDFAVRGIEPGAEIDGVELVVDRPARIAGTVVDRRGAPVARGAVAAWRGGAVVGRAEVAGGAFSLAGLPAGTVALVASAPGHGPSAPRAVDLSPGEEARVALVLAAPARIAGRVVDPAGHPVAGARVVAVAPAPAASRGEAAAARGAPADAPITPVAEAESGADGRYVLQDLGAGPYDLQAVRAGWAPGRRARVAAPADGIDLALQPGGGVAGAVSAAGQPIAEFTVDLAPLSRYGGGPVGAARAVRFVAPDGHYRVDGLEPGRYELAVSAAGFGTVVRPQLVVAPAAFADGSVELVAEATIAGRVTDAATGRPLAGAEVAVAGRAVECGVHAAADGAYRIDGVAPGRYDVRARHPGHVDRVQRGVDVVAGGVHEVDFALDRDDDAVDRAGIGAALAWRGDALAVVGVVPHAPADVAGLRSGDRIVAIDGVPTARQGGGASIDDVRGAAGTVVRVRVRRAGNPPFELALVRAPVRDPGGE
- a CDS encoding D-tyrosyl-tRNA(Tyr) deacylase — translated: MRAVVQRVSRAKVTVDGDVVGEIGPGLCVLVGAGAGDTGADADYIANKVAHLRVFEDAGGKMNRSVVDTGGGVLVVSQFTLYGDARKGRRPTFTAALEPVAAEALCARVVDALRAAGVARVETGRFRATMDVDLVNAGPVTILLDSRKAF